A genomic segment from Terriglobia bacterium encodes:
- a CDS encoding polysaccharide deacetylase family protein, protein MRFLRSVGKTCYASVYNVTRTVGRRGAPSGAPFIICYHRVVEDFEESAKTAIPSMLVSARMLERHIDWLARRFSIVSLDDVGRHLESGHSARKPIAAITFDDGYADVFHHGFPLLKRKGIPAAVFVVTDLAGTGRPQIFDRLYLSLRLAGSRGLPLRETVNAAIRAAGVEGAGVSAAPAAGDEAFRVMTVLLNRFPGESVERIMAELSGGSAMEKALEESGPLTWEMIETMHKSGITIGSHTKSHTLLTSESLAEAASQLTGSKQTIESRLRAPVRHFAYPDGRFNPLVVQAVRSAGYQFAYGICRQRDPGFPLLTISRKVLWERASLNLWGGFSSSIMNCHAHGAFDPEDRCEHDHSSSEPGEN, encoded by the coding sequence ATGCGTTTTCTGCGTTCTGTCGGAAAAACCTGTTATGCGTCGGTATATAACGTTACGCGCACCGTGGGCCGCCGGGGCGCGCCTTCCGGCGCGCCTTTTATCATCTGCTATCACCGCGTGGTCGAGGATTTCGAGGAAAGCGCAAAGACCGCGATTCCCTCGATGCTGGTCAGCGCCAGGATGCTGGAACGGCACATCGACTGGCTCGCGCGGCGATTCTCAATCGTCTCCCTGGACGATGTTGGGCGTCACCTAGAGTCCGGCCACTCCGCTCGAAAACCTATTGCCGCCATCACATTCGACGATGGCTACGCCGACGTCTTTCACCATGGGTTCCCCCTGCTGAAGCGTAAGGGAATACCCGCTGCCGTCTTTGTTGTCACCGATCTTGCCGGAACCGGCAGGCCTCAGATCTTCGACCGCCTCTATCTTTCGTTGCGGCTGGCCGGATCCCGCGGGTTGCCGCTCAGGGAAACAGTCAACGCTGCAATCCGGGCTGCGGGTGTGGAAGGAGCCGGCGTCAGCGCAGCTCCTGCTGCCGGCGATGAGGCGTTTCGAGTAATGACGGTGTTGTTGAACCGCTTTCCAGGGGAATCGGTGGAACGCATCATGGCGGAACTCTCAGGCGGATCTGCGATGGAAAAGGCGCTGGAGGAATCCGGTCCGCTTACCTGGGAAATGATCGAAACGATGCACAAGAGTGGCATCACGATCGGGTCGCATACGAAGTCGCACACACTGCTGACCAGCGAAAGCCTTGCGGAAGCGGCGTCGCAGCTTACCGGATCGAAGCAAACGATCGAGTCCCGGTTGAGAGCGCCGGTCCGGCATTTCGCATATCCGGATGGACGCTTCAATCCCCTCGTAGTGCAAGCCGTGCGCTCGGCCGGTTACCAGTTCGCGTACGGCATCTGCCGGCAGCGCGATCCCGGGTTCCCGTTGCTGACGATATCCCGAAAAGTCCTCTGGGAGCGGGCCAGTCTGAACCTGTGGGGAGGCTTCTCCTCATCCATCATGAATTGCCACGCACATGGGGCATTCGATCCCGAAGATCGCTGTGAGCACGATCATTCCTCAAGCGAGCCAGGTGAAAATTAA